In Musa acuminata AAA Group cultivar baxijiao chromosome BXJ2-8, Cavendish_Baxijiao_AAA, whole genome shotgun sequence, one genomic interval encodes:
- the LOC135618400 gene encoding nuclear transcription factor Y subunit B-4-like, with the protein MDDVSERQMQRRGHGYEFHASEAANTLSGDAYTSGQDHLLPIANVGRIMKKALPPNAKISKQAKETMQECASEFIGFITGEAADSCQKNNRKTINGDDICAAMKTLGLDDYADAMRRYLHRYKEHEEKATPRDHNKIACIDVVDELSVSKTSSSRRHLFPTNPSVG; encoded by the coding sequence ATGGATGACGTTTCGGAGAGGCAAATGCAACGTCGCGGCCATGGCTATGAATTCCATGCTTCCGAAGCTGCCAACACTTTGTCGGGAGATGCGTACACCAGCGGGCAGGATCACCTGCTGCCGATAGCCAACGTGGGGCGGATCATGAAGAAGGCGCTGCCGCCGAACGCCAAGATCTCGAAACAAGCCAAGGAGACAATGCAGGAGTGTGCTTCCGAGTTCATCGGCTTCATCACGGGGGAAGCTGCCGACAGCTGCCAGAAGAACAACCGCAAGACCATCAACGGCGACGACATCTGCGCCGCCATGAAGACGCTTGGCCTTGACGACTACGCTGATGCCATGAGAAGATACTTGCACAGGTACAAGGAGCACGAAGAGAAGGCAACCCCTAGGGATCACAACAAGATTGCTTGCATCGATGTTGTCGATGAATTGTCGGTCTCCAAGACCAGCTCATCGAGAAGGCATCTGTTTCCTACCAATCCTTCGGTAGGTTGA